From the Amblyraja radiata isolate CabotCenter1 chromosome 26, sAmbRad1.1.pri, whole genome shotgun sequence genome, one window contains:
- the mfsd11 gene encoding UNC93-like protein MFSD11 isoform X1, with protein MTPETRKLTNVIILGCSFMFVFTAFQTCGNIEQTVIKSINSTQFHGSGYTSLAIIYTVFSASNLLTPSIVALLGSQLSMFISGLVYSAYVAVFIQPYTWSFYLASVIIGIAAAVLWTAQGNCLTINSDENTIGRNSGIFWALLQFSLLFGNLYIYFAWKGEKHISDYNRRTVYTALTVISLVGSVFFILIRKPVSEIQSTENNVSDDVHEPMIRTQEQPSQAVAAFKSAINIFLTKEILLLSVCIAYTGLELTFFSGVYGTCLGATNYFGDEAKSMIGLSGIFVGVGEIIGGATFGLLNKFLSKYLGIGRNPVVLLGLFCHILAYYLIFLNVPNDAPVVSDVGTNEAAFLIPSKFIAIACSFLLGLGDSCFNTQLLSLVGFMYAQESAPAFAVFKFVQSICAAIAFGYSNYLMLQWQLLILCLAAFFGTISFILVEWNAKSSFTSRGYDRI; from the exons ATGACGCCCGAAACAAGGAAATTAACCAATGTCATCATTCTGGGCTGCTCTTTTATGTTCGTTTTCACTGCGTTTCAAACCTGTGGGAACATTGAG CAAACCGTCATCAAGAGCATCAACAGCACACAGTTTCATGGAAGTGGATATACCAG TTTGGCCATAATTTACACTGTGTTTTCTGCCTCCAATCTGTTGACTCCATCAATTGTTGCTCTTTTGGGATCTCAACTTTCCATGTTCATTTCTGGATTAGTGTACAG TGCTTACGTTGCAGTCTTCATTCAGCCGTACACTTGGTCCTTTTACTTGGCTTCAGTCATCATTGGCATAGCAGCCGCAG TGCTATGGACAGCACAAGGCAATTGTTTGACAATAAATTCGGATGAAAATACAATTGGAAGAAACAGTGGCATATTTTGGGCTTTGTTGCAATTTAG TCTTTTATTTGGAAATCTGTATATATATTTTGCCTGGAAAGGAGAAAAGCATATTTCAG ATTATAATCgtaggactgtttatactgcactCACTGTGATCAGTTTGGTGGGAAGTGTTTTCTTCATTCTTATAAGGAAACCTGTCTCAGAGATTCAGTCCACAGAAAACAATGTATCTGATGATGTGCATGAACCTATGATTAG AACTCAAGAACAGCCATCACAAGCAGTAGCTGCATTCA AAAGTGCAATCAACATATTTTTAACCAAGGAAATACTGCTTCTAAGTGTTTGCATTGCCTACACAG GGCTTGAGCTAACATTTTTCAGTGGGGTCTACGGTACATGCTTGGGAGCAACAAATTATTTTGGGGATGAAGCAAAAAGCATGATTGGTTTAAGTGGCATCTTCGTTGGTGTTGGAGAGATTATAG GTGGTGCGACTTTTGGATTGCTGAATAAATTCCTCAGCAAGTATCTTGGCATTGGCAGAAACCCTGTAGTCCTTCTGGGTTTATTCTGCCATATTTTAGCCTACTATCTCATATTCTTAAACGTGCCAAATGATGCACCagttgtttctgatgttgggacaAATGAAGCTGCTTTTCTAATTCCAAG CAAATTTATCGCAATAGCATGCAGTTTCCTTCTGGGACTGGGAGACAGCTGTTTCAACACACAACTCCTCAGCCTTGTGGGATTTATGTATGCCCAAGAGAGTGCTCCAGCTTTTGCTGTCTTCAAGTTTGTGCAA TCCATCTGTGCAGCAATTGCATTTGGTTACAGCAATTACCTAATGCTTCAATGGCAACTACTTATCCTCTGCCTGGCTGCATTCTTCGGTACCATCTCCTTCATCCTCGTGGAGTGGAATGCAAAATCGAGTTTCACCAGCCGTGGTTATGATCGTATTTGA
- the srsf2 gene encoding serine/arginine-rich splicing factor 2, with the protein MSYGRMPPDIEGMTSLKVDNLTYRTSPETLKRVFEKYGKVGDVYIPRDRFTRESRGFAFVRFHDKRDAEDAIDAMDGAVLDGRELRVQMARYGRPAESHRRGGSSRRHAGAYGRRSRSPRRRHRSRTRSRSKSRSRSRSRYSRSRSRSFSRSRSRSKSRSIERSRSKSKSRSRSRSRSRSRSISRMSHGSKSKSRSKTPINSTSPQKDGIESP; encoded by the exons ATGAGTTACGGGAGGATGCCGCCGGACATCGAGGGGATGACCTCGCTGAAAGTGGACAACCTGACGTACCGCACGTCGCCCGAGACGCTGAAGCGGGTGTTCGAGAAGTACGGCAAGGTGGGCGACGTCTACATCCCCCGCGATCGCTTCACCCGCGAGAGCCGCGGCTTCGCCTTCGTCCGCTTCCACGACAAGAGGGACGCCGAGGATGCCATCGACGCCATGGACGGCGCCGTGCTCGACGGCAGGGAGCTCCGCGTCCAGATGGCCCGCTACGGTCGCCCCGCCGAGTCGCACCGCCGCGGTGGGTCGTCCCGTCGGCACGCCGGCGCCTACGGCCGGAGAAGCCGCAG TCCCAGAAGACGCCATCGATCGCGTACCAGATCCAGAAGTAAAAGCCGAAGTAGGTCAAGATCTCGTTACAGCAGGTCCCGATCTCGTTCGTTTTCCCGATCTAGATCCCGTTCCAAATCTAGATCCATTGAAAGATCGCGGTCCAAGTCAAAATCAAGGTCAAGATCGAGGTCCAGGTCACGATCTAGAAGTATATCTCGGATGTCTCATGGGTCAAAGTCTAAATCCAGATCCAAGACACCAATTAATTCAACATCTCCACAGAAAGATGGAATTGAATCACCGTGA
- the mettl23 gene encoding methyltransferase-like protein 23 isoform X2: MSGGRRADGRRFVFGVAADVGSGSLEVLVPEIGAGASLPGIVVAKCGARVILSDCAEFQNCLDNCRQSCQINNLEDVPVIGLTWGQISPNLVHLPQIDIILGSDVFYEPEDFEDILTTIFYLMQKNPHALFWTTYQERSANWSIEALLYKWNLKCIHIPLETFSADEEHLAGSTLPGSHTVHMMVITLKTNITSVT; this comes from the exons ATGAGCGGCGGGCGGCGGGCAGACGGTAGACGGTTCGTGTTCGGTGTCGCCGCCGACGTTGGGTCCGGGTCGCTGGAGGTCCTTGTCCCCGAG ATTGGAGCTGGTGCAAGCCTACCTGGTATTGTTGTAGCAAAATGTGGAGCTAGAGTAATTTTATCAGATTGTGCAGAGTTTCAGAATTGCTTGGATAACTGTCGACAAAGCTGCCAGATCAATAATCTTGAAGATGTGCCTGTCATCGGTCTAACTTGGGGCCAGATATCTCCTAATCTGGTGCACTTGCCACAAATAGACATAATTCTGGGATCTGACGTGTTTTATGAACCTGAAG ACTTTGAGGATATATTAACAACTATTTTCTACTTGATGCAAAAAAATCCACATGCACTTTTCTGGACTACTTATCAGGAACGAAG TGCCAATTGGTCTATTGAAGCATTACTATACAAGTGGAACTTGAAGTGCATTCACATCCCACTGGAAACATTTAGTGCAGATGAAGAACACCTTGCTGGATCGACTCTACCTGGAAGTCACACTGTTCACATGATGGTTATtacattaaaaacaaatattACCTCAGTGACCTAA
- the mfsd11 gene encoding UNC93-like protein MFSD11 isoform X2 produces the protein MSSFWAALLCSFSLRFKPVGTLSKPSSRASTAHSFMEVDIPVYSAYVAVFIQPYTWSFYLASVIIGIAAAVLWTAQGNCLTINSDENTIGRNSGIFWALLQFSLLFGNLYIYFAWKGEKHISDYNRRTVYTALTVISLVGSVFFILIRKPVSEIQSTENNVSDDVHEPMIRTQEQPSQAVAAFKSAINIFLTKEILLLSVCIAYTGLELTFFSGVYGTCLGATNYFGDEAKSMIGLSGIFVGVGEIIGGATFGLLNKFLSKYLGIGRNPVVLLGLFCHILAYYLIFLNVPNDAPVVSDVGTNEAAFLIPSKFIAIACSFLLGLGDSCFNTQLLSLVGFMYAQESAPAFAVFKFVQSICAAIAFGYSNYLMLQWQLLILCLAAFFGTISFILVEWNAKSSFTSRGYDRI, from the exons ATGTCATCATTCTGGGCTGCTCTTTTATGTTCGTTTTCACTGCGTTTCAAACCTGTGGGAACATTGAG CAAACCGTCATCAAGAGCATCAACAGCACACAGTTTCATGGAAGTGGATATACCAG TGTACAG TGCTTACGTTGCAGTCTTCATTCAGCCGTACACTTGGTCCTTTTACTTGGCTTCAGTCATCATTGGCATAGCAGCCGCAG TGCTATGGACAGCACAAGGCAATTGTTTGACAATAAATTCGGATGAAAATACAATTGGAAGAAACAGTGGCATATTTTGGGCTTTGTTGCAATTTAG TCTTTTATTTGGAAATCTGTATATATATTTTGCCTGGAAAGGAGAAAAGCATATTTCAG ATTATAATCgtaggactgtttatactgcactCACTGTGATCAGTTTGGTGGGAAGTGTTTTCTTCATTCTTATAAGGAAACCTGTCTCAGAGATTCAGTCCACAGAAAACAATGTATCTGATGATGTGCATGAACCTATGATTAG AACTCAAGAACAGCCATCACAAGCAGTAGCTGCATTCA AAAGTGCAATCAACATATTTTTAACCAAGGAAATACTGCTTCTAAGTGTTTGCATTGCCTACACAG GGCTTGAGCTAACATTTTTCAGTGGGGTCTACGGTACATGCTTGGGAGCAACAAATTATTTTGGGGATGAAGCAAAAAGCATGATTGGTTTAAGTGGCATCTTCGTTGGTGTTGGAGAGATTATAG GTGGTGCGACTTTTGGATTGCTGAATAAATTCCTCAGCAAGTATCTTGGCATTGGCAGAAACCCTGTAGTCCTTCTGGGTTTATTCTGCCATATTTTAGCCTACTATCTCATATTCTTAAACGTGCCAAATGATGCACCagttgtttctgatgttgggacaAATGAAGCTGCTTTTCTAATTCCAAG CAAATTTATCGCAATAGCATGCAGTTTCCTTCTGGGACTGGGAGACAGCTGTTTCAACACACAACTCCTCAGCCTTGTGGGATTTATGTATGCCCAAGAGAGTGCTCCAGCTTTTGCTGTCTTCAAGTTTGTGCAA TCCATCTGTGCAGCAATTGCATTTGGTTACAGCAATTACCTAATGCTTCAATGGCAACTACTTATCCTCTGCCTGGCTGCATTCTTCGGTACCATCTCCTTCATCCTCGTGGAGTGGAATGCAAAATCGAGTTTCACCAGCCGTGGTTATGATCGTATTTGA
- the mettl23 gene encoding methyltransferase-like protein 23 isoform X1, with product MSGGRRADGRRFVFGVAADVGSGSLEVLVPEVFDPQYGLYIWPSSVVLAQYVWFYKNAVKGKTILEIGAGASLPGIVVAKCGARVILSDCAEFQNCLDNCRQSCQINNLEDVPVIGLTWGQISPNLVHLPQIDIILGSDVFYEPEDFEDILTTIFYLMQKNPHALFWTTYQERSANWSIEALLYKWNLKCIHIPLETFSADEEHLAGSTLPGSHTVHMMVITLKTNITSVT from the exons ATGAGCGGCGGGCGGCGGGCAGACGGTAGACGGTTCGTGTTCGGTGTCGCCGCCGACGTTGGGTCCGGGTCGCTGGAGGTCCTTGTCCCCGAG GTATTTGATCCTCAATATGGCTTATACATTTGGCCAAGCTCAGTAGTTCTGGCGCAATATGTGTGGTTTTACAAAAACGCTGTAAAAGGAAAGACCATTTTAGAG ATTGGAGCTGGTGCAAGCCTACCTGGTATTGTTGTAGCAAAATGTGGAGCTAGAGTAATTTTATCAGATTGTGCAGAGTTTCAGAATTGCTTGGATAACTGTCGACAAAGCTGCCAGATCAATAATCTTGAAGATGTGCCTGTCATCGGTCTAACTTGGGGCCAGATATCTCCTAATCTGGTGCACTTGCCACAAATAGACATAATTCTGGGATCTGACGTGTTTTATGAACCTGAAG ACTTTGAGGATATATTAACAACTATTTTCTACTTGATGCAAAAAAATCCACATGCACTTTTCTGGACTACTTATCAGGAACGAAG TGCCAATTGGTCTATTGAAGCATTACTATACAAGTGGAACTTGAAGTGCATTCACATCCCACTGGAAACATTTAGTGCAGATGAAGAACACCTTGCTGGATCGACTCTACCTGGAAGTCACACTGTTCACATGATGGTTATtacattaaaaacaaatattACCTCAGTGACCTAA